The sequence CAGAGTTGCAAAAGTCTAGAAACTAGTTAGATATCAAGTCACAACATTGGGCAAATATAGTGTGTATATTATATGCTACACCTCAATAGTTTTAcattgaataatataaaaaagtatgaaaactTACATACGATGAATACACTAATACTAATAACTGAACTCAAGTGTTTTAGATCGATAGTTTGgacccaacaaattattatagAGCAAAACTCATCTGAGGATATTTTTCTCACACTCAAATCCATACTCGAACTGGTTTTAAGATCAAACTCCAATAAATTCTAGTTGTAGAACCGCGCAGTTATCAGAATATATAGATACAAAGACACGCCTACATAGGTAGATGAATAGGTGGACAAACTATAAGATTCACAAGGAGAGATCATAGGTAGgtgaataattaataaatacattattaaaaaaacaaacatttaCCTAGATGTTCAACTAGAAAACTACCTACTAACAAAGCCGTTGCCACTAATAATATCTAAGTAATTGTCCTCTGTAAGATCACTGTGTTAAATCTCATATACCCTGATTATAGTTTCCGAGCCTTCCTTAGTGGAGTGTAAAAATAAGGGGACAGATAATAAATTTGGGAAGATTTAGAAGCTTAAACAAGTTGGTGCTCTATAATCTCACACAACAATTTAAGATATTAAACATAAATTACTATACATTGACATTTGAAAAGGTTGAATCGAACAAcatgttcttttttcttttttctttttttttgaagaggAGCAATCAGTGACCAAATTGAATAGTTTTGTGTTGAATGACTTCAGCCGGCACCGGTCAAGATTTAGGTGCGAAGGATCTCTCGACCACAATAGTAAGAAAGAGAAAACCAGCAACCGAAACGCAAAGCACGGCGACCATCAGAATCAGCATCGCTTGTAACGTGATGTACGGACTGAGGAAGAAAATGACTGCAATAGAAGCCGATTGCCACACCTTCAGTTGCGCAAAAGCCGCTTCCTGTTCAATGTTTCATTACAAGCTTTCAGTGGACATGGTTCCAAATGATTTCTTTCTACTAGCACTGTTCTTATGTATATAGCCAGAAAGCACCAAAACAGCAATATAAACTAGCAAGGGAAATCAAATTAAATGTCAATATTTGTCATTGAAGTACCGACCTTGTCATTCTTGAATAGCAGTCCTAATAAAGCACTCAGCTGTGTGTTCAACACTCCATCGCCAATACCCAATATGGCACCCATAAGCAGCGGATATACAGAGCCAAGCACTCCAGTACTTGTACTGAATGTTGGAGCAACAAAATACAAGCATATTACAGAAGTcaattctaacaaaaaataaggATACATTAGGAAAACACAAAATgattaataatttgaaaaaaagaaaagaaaattgaaccTATAGCCCAGAAGAAGCCAAAACAGGACAAGAGCCTGAAGAAAAACTCCCCCGGAGACAATGAAAGTAATGGACTGGACTCCAGATGTGAACCGTCCGGCAACCAGTGAACACTAACAAGTGTGATAACACGAAAATAGAAGAATGAAGTAAGAAAATAGCTATCTTACTAAATATTGCATTTTCAGAAGCCAATAAGAGAGGAGAATTGATGTTTCATGCTAACATAGACAAAAAATGAAGATCAACTTCTACCTTTCAAGTCAAATTCACGCAATAGATCATGAGGAGCAATGGTACTCAACATTAAAGAAATGAACAATttcatagaaaagaaaagatgaataAATAATAAGAGTTCATATTTATCAAGTAACATACAACAGCATCAGCAGCCCCATACACAGCCATGGCACCACCAACGCCCGAAATACCTAGTGCAGGTGTTACAATCTCCTTCGTATATTCAGCCCTGAGTTGAGCAATCATTGCATTATATTTAATATCTCAATATCTGCTAATGGAATGTTTATTAGCAAAACTGCAAAAAACTCCGTGAAGAAAGTATTATTTGCACGTTGGCCCCCTGGAATATAAAACCTACATTTAACCCAGTAAATCTATTCAGCACGCCAGCACTTACATCCATCATGATACATTTTTCTTTAAGGAATTGCTAGGCAGTCAAACTATGCTTTGACATAACCATTAAACCCCCTTTAAGAATTGATTAGATCATTTTTTAAGACTACCAAACAGTTTCTAAATGGAAAATGTAACAATAGGGCGGTTAAATTGTTAATGGTTAAATATTAAGGGGGGTAAATGTAGGTCTTTTATATTCAAGAGGGTGCTATTTTTCTGGAGAGCTTCTGCATTTCAGCCATGTTAATTTGTTTATGAAATACTGTTCTTACCACACAAATGCTTGTTGTAGACCTGAATATACAATTAGAGGAATAATAAGGAGCATCCGTATGTCCAACAAAGGAGAAATAATATACTTCAACAAAGATCCCAGTGATGAGTGCTTTGGATTATCATCTGCCTTCTCATTTCTTTCGGATAAGAAACACATAAGAATTATACCAACAACCATGCACCCAAGGAACACAGTGAACAAGAGAGTTTTTCCTGTCACACTATCCCCTTCCTGCAGTTATGTAATAGTACATTATTATGCAAGCTGATTAAActacaaaaatttattaatcaCTGAAGGGATCTCTTTCATTGCATATATCTAGCTGAAATTGCAGGAAAGGTTTGAAATTTAATTGGTAGAGTCAAAAGTGTTCTACGTCATCATCAGTCAACATATCAAAGACTACATGTATCCAGTTATAAACTTGTAGTGCTCTAGCTAAGTATAAGCAACCAGGATAAGGGCTTTTCAACAAAATGagaatagaatagaagaaaTAAAACATTAAAGTCAAATAGTCAACAAATATAGCCACTAGCAATGATTAGTCAAGTTAATACTACAAGTTCATAAAAATGAACAAATGCCCAAGAGAGTTATGAGACTATGATGTAAGAAACCTCACTTTTCCATCTCTCAACAAGGCAAGTGATATCAAATTTCCAATGACCTGCATAGAAGAAATTTGGATTAGTCAATATCATCTAAACAGCTACTAATGCATGAGCGAGTAAGTGGATACTGCATGCAAGGAAAATTACTCATATAATAGAAAAGATGGATTAATTAAGTAAATCATCTTATGCTAGCAGAAGCTACTTCTGGTAACataagaaaaaaggaaaggaattTTATACCTGGTGGCTAGCAAACATTCCCCAAAATTCTCCATTGAAGTTCCCTATAATGGCCCCTTCATGCAAACTATTATCTTTTGCATGGCTGAGTGCAGCAGAAGTGAGGTAAGTACCCTGGAAAGGTAGTGTATATAGATAAGGTTCTCATAAAGTTGGAAGAAGATGATTCATCATGTATGAATTCTCACCTGCCCAACCCAGATTATAGATGCAGTAAAGCCTAGATAGAGTGAAGCAGGTACCATTGTATACCTACAATGATGGCTCCATCATATAACCACATACAGATAAAAAGCATAAGTGAATTCTAAAAGAGAAGAACAAGTCAATACCACTATACACTAAACACATCTCACACAGCAGCATATTTTGTTAGATTACAGAGTGTCTCGCCAAAAATGTTATTATGAATCCCATCAAGTTCAAATCAAACACAATGTAAAATTacatagtaaaatcaaaattgtcGAAGTACATGAGCCCTAAACTTTAGGCACGGATGTACCCGAActaagcttttttttctttactaaaTTTCATTAAGGTCATCGATTTTGAGTCAGTGAACCAATCAACTGATGACattcactaagcaaatgatgAGCAATCATCTAGCAAGGCATTAAACCAAAGTCACAAGATATATGCGAAAAGAATTAGGATATTATTCAAAATGCTCACCAAGACGGTTTCAAATTGGACGCGATGAACAACAAGTAGCCACTGGTGCCAAGCACGAGCGCTCTCTTcgaccccaaaaccctaaccacAGCAGAGGCCACAACCGAGAACAGAGTGAACGAGAGGTACAGAATCCCCAGAGAAATCGTTCCCAGATCCTCCTCCTACACAGGACACCCAACTACAcacatcaacaacaacaacgaatCCATTTGGAAACCCTAAGAGAGGCGAGAAGAGCGCTCACGGTGTTGACGGTGGTCTCCAGATTCTGGGCGGCGCCATAGGCGGAGAAGACGAAGAGGAAAGCGGAGCTGAGTATGTGCACATCCCGGGCGTGGTTCCGTCGAATTGTCGCCCTAGACGAGGATCCCGCCTCGTTCTCCACGTCGACGACCAAGGGCGCGGCCTCCTCCGCCATGGCTCCACCTCGGAGAGCTCCCTCTGTCTCCCTCAAGCTTCCTCCTCCTTGGGATCTCAGAGATGGAGAGgcgaggagagaggaggaggaggaggaggaggaagagataGAGATGGAAATGGAATCTGGAGGGATCTCATGGGAGTTGTTAAATTTAGCGGGGAAATAGTGAGGAGCGATcgaagctcctctctctctgaaaggaacaaaaaaaagaaaaaaaaaaaaaaaaaaaaaaaaaaactgaaaatgaGTTTCAACAGAGTAAGCCAAGTGAAAAACGACAAGCTACAGAATACAGATACAGCCAAAGAAATGCTCTCTAAATTagcaattaaaaaattaaaaaaatcaaaataaaatgtaaTGAGGAAGATTCTGTTTActgtgctactgccaactcagcattcctcaaaaaaaaaaaagcacaattttataaacaaatttttataatttctcaaccagctataattatatttaattatatatatgattaatgcTACTTTACATTTACCCAAAAATTAAGATGAACTGGTTTAAGATGCCTGCATTATTTTACAAACTAAATTATTGTTCACgatatttattcaatttaaatactctataatattacaatttattaaatattataaaaaatataaataaatatagcatTATCTTTTTCAATTCAGTacaattaatttcttttcttattttattcagTGCATTAACAAACGTCTAAATTGTATATCTAAAAAATCTATTTGGCAGCATAAGAGTTCTAAAAAGGTGCGATTTAAACAGAGCAATGTGAAAAAGAAAATGTCCAAAAAAAACTTCTAATCACAACAGTACTCCAACTTCTTAAACACGCGGGATATTTTATTTGCCAAATATTTAACTATTTtcttgttaaaaaatatatttaaaagacGGGACAAACAAGCACTATCGATAAATACTAAACAAAAAACCCATCCTTATGAAATAATTGTATTCAATATGTTATTAGATGCGAGCATATGAACACCCAATTAGTTATACTAATTCACAATTGGATTAAAGGATTCACCGAAGGATAAACTGAAAAACACTGCAAGCAGCCAAGCACTGCTCTCATAAAATTGAAGCAACAAAATATCGAGGAAATTTGACAAACCATCAATAAAATGCACAAAACCaagttttgacaaaaaaaaaaaaaaaaaaaaaaaaaaaatgtttggcTTCAGAGGTgctataaatcatatttttagtcaaaaaaagtCATAACAAAGATtaagttactatactattaatagtaccaaacacttactactatactattaatagtaccaaccacttTGTATTATTACATTTTTGATCCTTGGATAAAGGAATGTACAGTTAAGATGATAGTATCTCTTAAGGTCGAATAGGTGTTTAGTTAAATACGgataaaaatggtcaaaaagatagatctaacggtgatAAACTCAATAGCAACGAGTGCTTGATATTATCGATAGTGTAGTAATCAAAATCCCATACAATGCAATTATCTAAAGATCCGCCAAAAACAATTAGAGCGATAGAAGAGACTCCATATGTAAAGTGCCCAGCAACCAACGAACACTAGAAAACGTAGGATAAAACCTCAAAAATTAGCACCAACCCAGCAACAATTGCACCATATAAAATCACGATCGTTTTGTCTTCAGGTTATCAAAGAATATGTCACGAGTTATAACATAGTGGAGGACAATAGAATGCAAACAAGAATTAAAGTAATTCAACAATAAAAGGTTGTATACTGAGGACAATTATGCAGGAGACCTACAATTGCACCTGCAGCACCATATACAGCCATTGCAccaccaaaaaacaaaaa is a genomic window of Ananas comosus cultivar F153 linkage group 13, ASM154086v1, whole genome shotgun sequence containing:
- the LOC109719333 gene encoding UNC93-like protein 3, whose protein sequence is MAEEAAPLVVDVENEAGSSSRATIRRNHARDVHILSSAFLFVFSAYGAAQNLETTVNTEEDLGTISLGILYLSFTLFSVVASAVVRVLGSKRALVLGTSGYLLFIASNLKPSWYTMVPASLYLGFTASIIWVGQGTYLTSAALSHAKDNSLHEGAIIGNFNGEFWGMFASHQVIGNLISLALLRDGKEGDSVTGKTLLFTVFLGCMVVGIILMCFLSERNEKADDNPKHSSLGSLLKYIISPLLDIRMLLIIPLIVYSGLQQAFVWAEYTKEIVTPALGISGVGGAMAVYGAADAVCSLVAGRFTSGVQSITFIVSGGVFLQALVLFWLLLGYSTSTGVLGSVYPLLMGAILGIGDGVLNTQLSALLGLLFKNDKEAAFAQLKVWQSASIAVIFFLSPYITLQAMLILMVAVLCVSVAGFLFLTIVVERSFAPKS